A region of Massilia sp. WG5 DNA encodes the following proteins:
- a CDS encoding response regulator — MRSALLVEHDPVACSEISTLLKSLGYIVATTDNPRAALNTAQTVRFDLVLTYTTFNADDRRSFIGEITRLLPQAPVILLLDEQSQAPHYHARLSTVLTKPVTLRSLRRVIEFGIDGNGAMPSQATHASSQRERRRQGQRRMQPR, encoded by the coding sequence ATGAGAAGCGCACTGCTCGTAGAACATGACCCTGTGGCTTGCAGCGAGATTTCTACCCTGCTGAAGTCGCTCGGCTATATCGTGGCCACCACGGACAACCCGCGCGCAGCCCTGAACACTGCCCAGACGGTACGCTTCGACCTGGTCCTCACCTACACCACCTTCAACGCCGACGACCGCCGCTCCTTCATCGGCGAAATCACGCGGCTGCTCCCGCAGGCGCCGGTGATCCTGCTGCTCGACGAGCAAAGCCAGGCTCCCCACTACCATGCGCGCCTCAGCACGGTGCTGACCAAGCCGGTCACGCTGCGCTCGCTGCGCCGGGTGATCGAATTCGGCATCGACGGCAACGGCGCGATGCCGTCCCAGGCGACGCACGCGAGCTCGCAGCGCGAGCGGCGGCGGCAGGGGCAGCGCCGCATGCAGCCGCGCTGA
- a CDS encoding ATP-binding protein, with translation MMRDQAVKKWTEEERLAALERYGVLDTPTEKCIDDLVRLASELLEAPIAAVNLIDARRQWFKSEIGLGVREMPLDDSICKYALLGEGTMVVPDATQDPRFACNPLVTAASGLRFYAGALLTTPEGIPLGTLCVLDRRPRPHGLSASQRFALQTLAEQVMAQFELQRQAGIERRLRSSESARLRGEQRYRTVLNSIDVGFCVIEMIDDANGEPWNYRILEVNPAFVRHTGLRDAVGCTIRELIPEHDVRWSRIYGRVARTGLPVRVEQHSASLGRWLDVYAARVGEPDSGQVAVFLRDITEEKAGSDALQRLADDLAAANRRQSEFLATLAHELRNPLAPVRTGLDLLRIGADKPSVLARVRPMMERQVNHLVHLVDDLLDVARISSGKVELKMADMPLRDVLQRAAEMTLPGIEARRHVFRIDIADEPMPVHADATRLAQVVGNLLSNAAKYTLEGGAIVLEARREQGRARIVVRDDGIGIPAEALPNIFDMFTQVGRHPEQEQGGLGIGLHLVKQLTELHGGSVRAESAGPGQGSSFVIELPLAQAAASADGQHADTPAGATRRPLRILLADDNTDAVELLREILELEGHRVEVAADGLAALETAAGFLPDVAFLDIGMPGLNGYEVARRLRATPALAQARLVAVTGWGTQEDRARSEAAGFDAHLTKPVELDALIAIIASSA, from the coding sequence ATGATGCGAGACCAGGCCGTCAAGAAATGGACTGAAGAGGAACGCCTGGCGGCGCTCGAGCGCTATGGCGTCCTCGACACGCCGACGGAAAAATGCATCGACGACCTGGTGCGGCTGGCGTCCGAGCTGCTGGAAGCGCCGATCGCGGCGGTCAACCTCATCGATGCGCGGCGCCAGTGGTTCAAGTCCGAGATCGGCCTGGGCGTGCGCGAGATGCCGCTCGACGATTCGATCTGCAAGTACGCATTGCTGGGCGAGGGCACGATGGTGGTGCCCGACGCCACCCAGGATCCGCGCTTCGCCTGCAATCCGCTGGTCACTGCCGCCTCCGGCCTGCGCTTCTACGCCGGGGCGCTGCTGACCACCCCCGAAGGCATACCGCTGGGCACCCTGTGCGTGCTCGACCGGCGCCCCCGCCCGCACGGCCTGAGCGCCAGCCAGCGCTTCGCCCTGCAGACCCTGGCCGAGCAGGTGATGGCGCAGTTCGAGCTGCAGCGCCAGGCCGGGATCGAGCGCCGCCTGCGTTCCAGCGAATCGGCGCGCCTGCGCGGCGAGCAGCGCTACCGCACCGTGCTCAATTCGATCGACGTCGGCTTCTGCGTCATCGAGATGATCGACGACGCCAACGGCGAGCCCTGGAACTACCGCATCCTCGAAGTGAACCCGGCCTTCGTCAGGCATACCGGCCTGAGGGACGCGGTCGGATGCACCATCCGCGAGCTGATCCCTGAACACGACGTGCGCTGGTCGCGCATCTACGGACGCGTGGCCAGGACCGGACTGCCGGTGCGCGTGGAGCAGCACAGCGCCAGCCTGGGCCGCTGGCTGGACGTGTACGCCGCCCGCGTCGGCGAGCCGGACAGCGGCCAGGTCGCGGTCTTCCTGCGCGACATCACCGAGGAAAAGGCAGGCAGCGACGCGCTGCAGCGCCTGGCCGACGACCTGGCGGCCGCGAACCGCCGCCAGTCCGAATTCCTGGCCACCCTGGCGCACGAGCTGCGCAATCCGCTGGCGCCGGTGCGCACCGGTCTCGACCTGCTGCGCATCGGCGCCGACAAGCCCAGCGTGCTGGCCAGGGTCAGGCCGATGATGGAACGCCAGGTCAACCATCTGGTGCACCTGGTCGACGACCTGCTCGACGTGGCCCGCATCAGCAGCGGCAAGGTCGAGCTCAAGATGGCGGACATGCCGCTCCGGGACGTGCTGCAGCGCGCGGCGGAGATGACCCTGCCGGGCATCGAAGCCCGGCGCCATGTGTTCCGCATCGACATCGCCGACGAGCCGATGCCGGTGCATGCGGACGCGACCCGGCTGGCGCAGGTGGTCGGCAACCTGCTGTCGAACGCCGCCAAGTATACGCTCGAAGGCGGCGCCATCGTGCTCGAGGCGCGCCGCGAGCAGGGCCGGGCGCGCATCGTCGTGCGCGACGACGGCATCGGGATCCCGGCCGAGGCCCTGCCGAACATCTTCGACATGTTCACCCAGGTCGGACGCCATCCGGAACAGGAACAGGGCGGCCTGGGCATCGGCCTGCACCTGGTCAAGCAGTTGACCGAGCTGCACGGCGGCAGCGTGCGCGCCGAGAGCGCGGGGCCGGGGCAGGGCAGCAGCTTCGTGATCGAGTTGCCGCTGGCGCAGGCTGCGGCGAGCGCGGACGGCCAGCATGCCGATACCCCGGCCGGCGCAACCCGGCGTCCGCTGCGGATCCTGCTGGCGGACGACAATACCGATGCGGTCGAGCTGCTGCGCGAGATCCTCGAACTCGAGGGACACCGCGTCGAAGTGGCCGCCGACGGCCTGGCGGCGCTGGAAACGGCCGCCGGCTTCCTGCCCGACGTCGCCTTCCTCGACATCGGGATGCCGGGCCTGAACGGCTACGAGGTCGCGCGGCGGCTGCGCGCCACCCCGGCGCTGGCGCAGGCCAGGCTGGTCGCGGTGACCGGCTGGGGCACGCAGGAAGACCGTGCGCGCTCCGAAGCGGCCGGCTTCGACGCCCACCTGACCAAGCCGGTCGAACTGGACGCCCTGATCGCGATTATCGCGTCGTCTGCTTGA